GTCAATTTCAGTATATGTTATAAAAAGGATGAATTGTTTAGCACTCTAACCTAAAGAGTGCTAAAATTGAGGAAAGAATAACCTAAAGAAACAAACTTAACAAGGTCACCACTATTGCAGGGGTGAAACCAAATTTTCTATGTTGAAAGGAGATTAACGAATGGCCAAAAAGCAATTTAAGGCTGAATCCAAACGATTGCTAGAAATGATGATTAACTCGATCTATACACAAAAGGAGATTTTTTTAAGGGAGCTAATCTCGAACTCTAGTGATGCCATTGATAAGATTTATTATAGAGCGCTATCTGATGAACAGATCGTGTTTAATAAAGAAGATTATTACATAAAAATATCGGTAGACAAAACCAATCGGTTATTAACGATCGAAGATACAGGAATCGGAATGACCAAGGAGGAGCTAGAGAATAACTTAGGCGTAATTGCTAAAAGTGGTTCTTTTGCCTTTAAAAACGAGAATGAAGCAAAAGATGGCCATAATATTATCGGTCAATTTGGAGTAGGCTTCTACTCTGCCTTTATGGTGGCAGATGTGGTCACTGTGGTGAGTAAGGCGTTAGATAGTGATGAAGCGTTTAAATGGGAATCTAAGGGTGCCGATGGCTACACGGTGAAGGAAACGGAAAAGGATACAGTTGGAACGGTTATTCAACTGAAGATAAAAGAGAACACAGAAGATGAAACGTATGATGAATATCTTGATGAGTATCGCCTTAAAGCGATCATTAAAAAATACTCAGATTTCATTCGCTACCCAATCAAAATGGATGTGACTCTTCAAAAGCCTAAGGAAGGGGAAGAGAACGAATTTGAGGAATATCAGGAAGAACAAACTGTTAACAGTATGGTTCCTATCTGGCGTAAAAACAAAAATGAGCTGACAGATGAGGATTACGAAAACTTCTACACGGAAAAGCGTTATGGCTTCGATAAACCTCTTTCTCATATGCATATCAGTGTGGATGGAGCTGCAGTGTATAAGGCTATTTTATTTATTCCAGAAAACACTCCATTTGATTATTATACGAAGGAGTATGAAAAAGGTTTAGAGCTTTATTCTAATGGTGTTCTTATTATGGACAAGTGTTCAGACTTACTCCCGGATTACTTTAGCTTTGTGAAAGGGATGGTAGATTCTGAGGATCTATCCCTTAACATCTCTCGTGAAATGCTACAGCATGACAGACAGCTAAAGCTGATCGCTAAAAATATTAAAAGCAAAATTAAAAGCCAATTACAGAGCCTGTTAAAGGATGAGAGAGAGAAGTACGAAAAATTCTATGAGTCTTTCGGTAGACAGCTTAAATTTGGCGTGTATAGTGACTACGGTGCGAATAAAGAGGATCTTCAAGACCTATTGATGTTCTACTCTTCAAAAGAGAAAAAGCTGATTACTTTAGATGACTACGTGACCAATATGCCTGAAGATCAAAAGTATATCTATTACGCATCAGGGGAGTCCAACGAGAGATTGGAAAAGCTTCCTCAAACGGAGCTTGTTGCAGATAAAGGCTATGATATTCTATTCTTTACTGAAGAGGTTGACGAGTTTGCGATTAAGATGATCATGAACTACAGAGAGAAGGAATTCAAGTCTGTATCTAGTGGAGATCTAGGTATTGAGCCGGATGAAAATGAAAAGCAAACAGAGTCTCAAGAGCAGGATAACAAGGAGCTTTTCGAATATATGAAGACTGTCCTAGAGAATAAGGTTAAAGAGGTTAAGGCCTCTAAAAGGCTAAAAACTCACCCTGTTTGCCTAACGAGTGAAGGTGAACTGACGATTGAGATGGAAAAGATCTTAAATGCGATGCCAAATAACCAAGACGTAAAAGCAGATAAAATTCTAGAAATTAATGTGAATCACAATGTCTTCCAGGCGCTTAAAGCGGCGCATGAGGCTGATGATAAAGAGAAGATCAATCTGTATACAGGCTTGTTATATAATCAAGCCCTACTGATTGAAGGCTTGCCAATTCAAGACCCTGTTGAGTTCTCTAATGATATTTGTAAGGTGATGAGCTGATCAAGATCAAGTGATGCCAACTCAAGATATCACTGAACTAATGTGGGTCAAGTGATGAAGGCATAAAAGGACGTCCCTTTTACCGTAAATTGAGGTAGACGGACGTCTTTTTTGTGCATCGTCATATGAATGTTGTGGTGCTAGAGGCGTCTTTTTGGTCTTAAAAACTCTAATGGTCATAATTCCACCTTAGACGCTAAATTCAACCAAAATCAGCGGATGAAGCATTCTAAGTGCCGAATTTGACCGTTAGAAATCAGGACATGTAAATTTTGATGTCTAAGAGTCAAATTTGTCCGTTACAGATGAGGGGTGAAATATAAAGCTGTACTCTACAAAAAATACCAAATTTTAGAAAGAAGAACAAGCTTCTAAAGTTGCATAAGGTCATTATAGAGGTATTTTCATGACCTCACTTGATTTATTATTTAAATATGATATTATAAATTAAATGATTAAATATTTGATTATTTAATCGAAAGGAATGATTGAAAGTGAAGGATTTTCAAATGGACCATGCTTCAGAGAATGATCTATTAGCGAAAAAGGAAGCCCTAATAAGGGAAATACGTCTCTCCACAGATATTTTCAAAGCGATGGCAGATCCTGTGAGACAGGATATTCTAATGATGTTTATGGTGGCAAAACGGATGAACGTCGCGGAGGTTGTGGAGCAATCACCTTTATCTAGACCTGCTATCTCTCATCATTTAAAGATTCTTAAGCAAGCGGGTTTATTGAGCTCTACAAAAGAAAAAACAGAGGTCTTTTATACGTTAAGTATGGGGGATTCTGTAATTAAACAATTAAAGAAAATTGTTCAAGTGGCTGAAGAATTAATGGATGATCCTGCTAAAACATTAGAGTAGAACGTAAGGCTTTCCGGAGCATTTAGTGAAGGAAGGTTTTCTTTTTGGATTTAATAGTTAAATGTTTAATCATTTAATAATTTAAATGTTAGGAGTGGTATCAATGAAATGGAATTATCGTAAAAAAACAGCTTTAGTAACGGGTGCGTCATCTGGGATAGGTGAGGTTTTTGCTCATGAGCTTGCCAAAAAAGGATGTAACCTAATTCTTGTGGCTCGGACTCAGGAGAGACTTGAGCAATTGGCAAGGGTGCTAGAGGAAATGTACACTATTAATGCCGTAGTTATTCCTATGGATTTAGGGCGTTTTGATGCTGCCGGAAGAATAGCTCAGGAGGTTTCCAATCTTGGATTATCTGTAGATATACTAATTAATAATGCGGGCTTTGGTACTCTAGGAAGATTTAATGATATCCCTCAGTCTCGGTTGATACAAGAAATTCAGTTGAATATAGGTAGCTTAACAGAATTAACTCATCTCTTTATTGGCGGTATGTGTGAGCGAAAGGATGGTGTCATCGTTAGTGTAGCTTCAATGACAGCGTTCCAGCCTACTCCTTTTATGGCTGTCTATGGGGCAACAAAAGCTTATATACTATCCTTTACTGAGGCATTATGGGCAGAATATAGAGAGAGTGGGGTCCGGATTGTAGCATTGTGTCCGGGGGAGACTAAAAGCTCCTTCCATGCCGTATCGGGTACAGAATGCTTGAACAGTAAGCGAATGGAGCCTATAGAAGTTGTCAATGCAGCGTTTGATGCTGTAGAGAAGGATAGGAGCAGTAGGATAGTGGGTATAAATAACAATGTAATGGCGCTGCTTTCACGTTTTTTACCTAGGCGTGTAATTATCAATGTTACTAAAAATATATTCCAACCCGCTTTAGAGAATAAGCAAATATCAGCTGATCAATAGAGCTGCAATAAGAAATGGATTTAAATAAGGGAAACAGTTGAGCAAGGAGAGCAGAATGGGGTAAACAGACGAAAATGAAAGAGCCTCTGACCCTTTTTCTTAGGGATTAGAGGCTTTAAAAGCTTACTATCTATCTAAACCTTCCCATTATAACAGTGTTGTAGAAGTGATTATCTGAAAGAAGCTTATCCTTCTTCAAAACACCTTCAATCTCAAACCCTAACTTTTTGTACAAAGAGAGAGCCTTTTCATTTTGTTCAAGCACCTGTAACGTCATTTTCTTTATACCATTTGTGTCTGCCCATGCGATGGATGTGTTTAAAAGCTCTTTTCCAATGCCATATCCCCAAAAGTCCTGTAAAACTCCTACGCCAAATTCAGTTTTGTGTACAAATCTTTTTAGATACGTACCCTCACATCTTGAAAAAGCAACAATCTGTTGATTCACAACAGCTACTAGGAATAGGTTTCTAGGGAGCTCAGAGTCTGTTTTAATGATTTGTTCGAAGCCTTCTTTATCTATAAACGCTTCTCCTTTTTCTCTATCTAGGTGTTCGGTTTCACCATCAATCTGTAGCCTCAGGTCAGATAATTCTTGTGCATCCGCTAATACGGCTGAACGGATAGTATACGTAATCCCTTTAACATGGTATTCTTGTGCTTTTATAATCATGCTGGACTCCAATCGTTTGAGCAGATAAACATCTAGCTTTTATGCTAGTAGATTAATTATTCAAATGCATTCAAGGAAATAGCAATCAATAGAGTATCTGCTATATGTTATTTTATATTAAGCTTGTATCTGTAATTTGTTGAATTTGATCAGACTGATAAGTATACTCTCCTGAGCTAGACTGTTGAGCTCGATCATACATTGCCTTTGCCACAGTCTTCGCTTCAATTCCTTTATATTTACTCAGCCTACCGATTAGTAAAAAGGAGAAGAGAGTATATAGCTTCGTAGCAAAGCTTTCTCCAGGTCGATGCTCTTTTCTATCTCCTAGTAGAAGGGATGGCTGAAAGATATGCAGCGCTGAGAAGCCAACCTGTTTCAAGGCTTCCTCTAGCTCGCCTTTCATCCGTAGATACCAAGTGCGTGAATTTGCGTTTGCCCCAATTGAGCTAACAATAAGGTATTGCGAAGCACCCATTTCATAAGCTAACCTGGCTGCCTGTAAAGGATATCCAACATCAATTTGATACATGGCTTCTCTTGATCCAGCTACTTTGATGGTTGTACCCAAACAGCAGAAGATATCATCGACAGCAAATAAAGGCTTATAGTCAGCTAGGCGGTCAAAATCCACCACAACCTCTTCAAGCTTTGGATGTGAGTATTCTATAGCTCGTCTTACTAGGATGACTACTCGATCATATTTGTCATGATTGAGAAATAATTGGAGTAGTTGTTCGCCAACTAATCCACTAGCCCCAAGTAATAATGCAGATTTCTTATGCACATGTATCCTCCTTTGAAAATGTATTTTTACAAGTCCAAGTCAATGTTGATTGTTGAGTATAGTTTAATCATAGTCTCTTTTGTATTGATTTTCAAACAAATAGAGGGGTCCACACAGAGGAGATTTGTCTAGTTAAAAGCACCTGAATTTGGTAGTATTAAAAGGTGATTTGATGTCAGCGATTCTTTGGAGGAAGATAAATGGACTCAGGAGATAAGCATCCTATTAAAATAAGACCACTTCAAATTAAAGATTATGAGATGGTATTAGCTTGGAGTAAAGATGACGTTTTCTGTGTGGCAAACGGTTGGGAGATAAATAGAAGCTCAGAAGAACTACATAAATGGTGGATTCAGTGTGTAGAAAGACAACCAAAAGATTTTAGGAGAATGGGTGTTGAATACAAGGAAAGGTTGATAGGCTACGCAGACTTAGCACTAATTAATAATCACACAGCCGAACTAGGCATTGCAATAGGTGAGAGAGGTCTTTGGGGTAGTGGATTTGGATCAGCAGCTGCGAGGTGTATGATGGATTATGCAACAGAAAATCTAGGAATTACAATACTTACTGCTGAAACACATGAAGAAAATATACGTTCGCAAAAATTGTTAGAAAAAATAGGTTTCCAAGAGATAAGCAGAATTGGTTTTGAAATGTATAAGGGGAAAGAGAATCAGCTTATACAGTACAGATTTAGATATGAATAATGAAACAATTCGACAATTTTAATTTTGATGACTTTAACAATGGAGGAGCCTTAGATGGAAAACGATAAAGTAAAACTTTTTGCATTAGTGCCTTTGGCTTTTACACTTTGCTTATTTTTTCCGTTTTTCTTAAGATTTGTTGAAGCGTTGGAATGGTTATTTATTTCTGGGTTTATCGTGTTTTGGTTTTGGGTAGGATATGAAACTGCCCAGGTTAACATAGGTAAGTTAAAGGCATTTATTTTGGGAAGTTGGATTTGGTCCTTGATGTTTGCCATGTACATATGGATGATTGTTATTCCAAAGGATATGAATAGTAATAGCTTTTTAGCAACCCTTTCCATCTTGTATCCCATGTTGTTTGAAAGAGTAGTTGAGGGAATATATGTATTTATTTATCCTTATAATATAAATCCTTATACAATGATCGTATTAGCCTACCTTTTGATATTACTCATCTTTTGCTTTGGATTTTATCGTGGTATCCTTGCAGCTAATACAAAGAGGAATAGAAATAACAAATAAATATTAGGGGTTTCTATAAAAAAACTTAAAATATTAAAGAATAAATTTACATATGATGATTTGATCACACAATAAGAATATTTTTACAGCCTTTATCAAGTAGCCCAATAAGGACTTAGTTTAACTCATTTGATAGTTACAACAAATTTACTCGAACTTCAACACTTCGTGCTCCTCCAAGCACGTGGTTTTTTTCGTGATTAATTTTTATTCCTTAAAGATCAGATACATTTTATGGGGAGAAATAGGAAAGTTTAAGAGATAGGAATAGATTATTTAGCAGAAACGTCAAATGGAGGAAAGCTGATGAATAAAGAAACGAATCATACTCATGACTCTTTACCTCAATACCCTGAATCCTACTGGAGAGACTCTGTAGAGCTTCCAATTTTTCCGAGGCTTAACGAGAATAAAAAGGCTGACGCAGTTATAGTTGGTGGAGGAATCGCTGGAATTACCACAGCGTATTTACTCGTCAAAGAGGGACTAAGTGTCATATTGCTTGAGGCAAGTACAATTTTGAATGGGACAACTGGACATACTACTGCAAAAATAACAGCTCAGCATGATGTAATCTATGATGAATTGATCAATAAAGTTGGTTTGGAAAACGCTAGGCTGTATTATCAGGCAAATATGGATGCCATACATTTCATTAAACAAACGATTCAGGATCATTCCATTGATTGTGGCTACTCTGAGCAGGACGCCTACCTTTACACCAATTCCGAGGAAGGGTTAACCAAATTAAAGAAAGAAGCTGAGGCGTATAAGAAACTTGGAATTCAGGGGGAAGAGGTAGAAAAAATGCCTCTAGATGTACCTCTTAAAGGAAGCCTTGTGATGAAAAATCAGGCTAAGTTCCATCCGTTACAGTATCTTGCTACCCTAGTAAAGTATATCTTGGAGCATGGCGGTAGCATTTATGAGCACACAACGGCTGAGGATGTAGAGAAAGTGAACGTGGTGGATAAAAAGGTGACTACTGCAGATCAACACGAAATCGTTTGCAGCCATGTGGTTTCCTGCTCACACTTTCCATTCCATGATGGATTAGGCTTCTATTTTGCTAGGATGTACGCAGAACGTTCCTACGTATTAGCGTACAAAACAGATAATGATTTTCCAGAAGGCATGTATCTTAGTGTAGATACCCCTCAGCGCTCCGTTCGTACTACTCCATTAGCAGATGGTCAAAAGCTTGTTATTATAGGTGGAGGAAGTCATAAAACAGGACAAGGAATTTGTACAATTGAGTATTATGAAGCTTTACAGGAGTTTGCGGAGAAAAAGTTTGGATTGCGTAATATTTCTTATCGCTGGTCTGCTCAGGATTTAATCACTACAGATAAAATTCCATATATAGGTAAGTTATCTGGTGGATCTGAGCACATTTATGTTGCTACAGGGTTTAGAAAATGGGGAATGAGTCAGGGTACTTTATCTGCTTTATTGTTACGGGACATTATTTTAAAAAGAGAGAATCAATATGAAAAATTGTACTCTCCAACGAGATTTGATCTGGCTACCGATGGAAAAAATCTAGCTGTTCAGAATGCAGATGTAGCCAAGCATCTTATCGCTGGAAAGCTTGAAATCGTCCGAGAGAAAGCAGAAAACCTAGCGCATGGCCAGGGTGGGGTTGTTTCTGTTAATGGAAAAAGGGCAGGGGCTTATCGTGATGAAGAGGGAGAACTTTATGTTGTAGATACTACATGCACACATATGGGCTGTGAAGTAGAGTGGAATGAAGGAGAGCGAAGCTGGGATTGCCCTTGTCATGGTTCTAGGTTCTCCTACACAGGAGATGTTATGGAAGGGCCTGCTAAGAAGTCTTTAGCTCGCTTACAGACTAACACAAATAACATAGATAATGTTGATAATGAGATTTTATCTTAAGATATGAAATAAATTGATCACTTATCAATTAGTTTGATCAAATAAATCATCAAGTAGACCTGTGAAATAAACTTGTGAAATAGCCGATCAAATAGATCAATCAAAAATAAATCAATACACCAAAAATCGTCCATATTTCATGAGTGGGGAGCTGTTCTAAAGTCATTTAAATGACTTTAGAACAGCTCCTTTTTGTTTGCTTACGAACGCTTAAGAGCCCTTTCATAAATGGTTACTGAAAAAGGAAGTAAAAAAGTGATAAGATGGATAGTGAAGTTAATGAAAGTGGGGCTATAAAAGGTGAAGGCAAATATATGGACAAAGCTAATTGTAAGTATTATTCTTTCAGCAGCTATTTTAACGATTGGTTTTATAGCTTTTATTTTTACAGAATTACTAGGAGGAACAAGGTTCTACACACCATTAGTTGTTGCGGTAACTCTTATGTTAGTGGTGTATATTATTTTATGGATATTTAATCTAGTTCATCCAAAAAAACTAACGATGATTCTGACTACCTTTCTTGTCCTTTGTGCCTTAGCCGTAACGGGCTATGAGCTAGTAAAAGGATATCAAAATAGTTTAGCTAGCTTAAATGATCAAGGAGTAGATTTGTACGAATATGCTCCTTTTAGTGAAGGCACGAAGGCGGTTAAGCTTGATGAACCAGCCACATGGAGTGTAGAGCAGAATTTACCTGTACTTGATGGAGCTACAGCGTTGTATCCGCTGTATGCCGCATTCGCTCAAGCTACATATCCTGAAGGGGAATATGACGTGTATCAGAGTAAGGTGATGAGTAGTAATACGGTAGAGGCGTATCGAAATTTGGTGCTTGGTAAGGCAGATATTATATTTGTTGCAGGGCCTTCAAAGGAGCAATTGGACTATGCCAAAGGGTTTAGAGCTGAGCTAGAATTTACTCCGATAGGAAGAGAGGCATTTGTTTTTTTTGTCAACGAAAGAAATCCTGTTGAAAATATAACAATTGAACAGATCCAAGATATATACTCGGGAGAAATAACAAATTG
This region of Bacillus horti genomic DNA includes:
- a CDS encoding GNAT family N-acetyltransferase, translated to MDSGDKHPIKIRPLQIKDYEMVLAWSKDDVFCVANGWEINRSSEELHKWWIQCVERQPKDFRRMGVEYKERLIGYADLALINNHTAELGIAIGERGLWGSGFGSAAARCMMDYATENLGITILTAETHEENIRSQKLLEKIGFQEISRIGFEMYKGKENQLIQYRFRYE
- a CDS encoding SDR family NAD(P)-dependent oxidoreductase — its product is MKWNYRKKTALVTGASSGIGEVFAHELAKKGCNLILVARTQERLEQLARVLEEMYTINAVVIPMDLGRFDAAGRIAQEVSNLGLSVDILINNAGFGTLGRFNDIPQSRLIQEIQLNIGSLTELTHLFIGGMCERKDGVIVSVASMTAFQPTPFMAVYGATKAYILSFTEALWAEYRESGVRIVALCPGETKSSFHAVSGTECLNSKRMEPIEVVNAAFDAVEKDRSSRIVGINNNVMALLSRFLPRRVIINVTKNIFQPALENKQISADQ
- a CDS encoding ArsR/SmtB family transcription factor: MKDFQMDHASENDLLAKKEALIREIRLSTDIFKAMADPVRQDILMMFMVAKRMNVAEVVEQSPLSRPAISHHLKILKQAGLLSSTKEKTEVFYTLSMGDSVIKQLKKIVQVAEELMDDPAKTLE
- the htpG gene encoding molecular chaperone HtpG; translation: MAKKQFKAESKRLLEMMINSIYTQKEIFLRELISNSSDAIDKIYYRALSDEQIVFNKEDYYIKISVDKTNRLLTIEDTGIGMTKEELENNLGVIAKSGSFAFKNENEAKDGHNIIGQFGVGFYSAFMVADVVTVVSKALDSDEAFKWESKGADGYTVKETEKDTVGTVIQLKIKENTEDETYDEYLDEYRLKAIIKKYSDFIRYPIKMDVTLQKPKEGEENEFEEYQEEQTVNSMVPIWRKNKNELTDEDYENFYTEKRYGFDKPLSHMHISVDGAAVYKAILFIPENTPFDYYTKEYEKGLELYSNGVLIMDKCSDLLPDYFSFVKGMVDSEDLSLNISREMLQHDRQLKLIAKNIKSKIKSQLQSLLKDEREKYEKFYESFGRQLKFGVYSDYGANKEDLQDLLMFYSSKEKKLITLDDYVTNMPEDQKYIYYASGESNERLEKLPQTELVADKGYDILFFTEEVDEFAIKMIMNYREKEFKSVSSGDLGIEPDENEKQTESQEQDNKELFEYMKTVLENKVKEVKASKRLKTHPVCLTSEGELTIEMEKILNAMPNNQDVKADKILEINVNHNVFQALKAAHEADDKEKINLYTGLLYNQALLIEGLPIQDPVEFSNDICKVMS
- a CDS encoding PstS family phosphate ABC transporter substrate-binding protein; protein product: MKANIWTKLIVSIILSAAILTIGFIAFIFTELLGGTRFYTPLVVAVTLMLVVYIILWIFNLVHPKKLTMILTTFLVLCALAVTGYELVKGYQNSLASLNDQGVDLYEYAPFSEGTKAVKLDEPATWSVEQNLPVLDGATALYPLYAAFAQATYPEGEYDVYQSKVMSSNTVEAYRNLVLGKADIIFVAGPSKEQLDYAKGFRAELEFTPIGREAFVFFVNERNPVENITIEQIQDIYSGEITNWSELGGRNARIRAFQRPENSGSQTALQRLMEGKELMNPPKEDVIAGMGGIIQQTASFRNYRNALGYSFRFFTIEMVQNEDVRLLKIEGVAPSEETIKSDEYPLAAEFYAVTVKDNKKPHVDEFINWILSPQGQYLVEQTGYIPIRTFD
- a CDS encoding FAD-dependent oxidoreductase — encoded protein: MNKETNHTHDSLPQYPESYWRDSVELPIFPRLNENKKADAVIVGGGIAGITTAYLLVKEGLSVILLEASTILNGTTGHTTAKITAQHDVIYDELINKVGLENARLYYQANMDAIHFIKQTIQDHSIDCGYSEQDAYLYTNSEEGLTKLKKEAEAYKKLGIQGEEVEKMPLDVPLKGSLVMKNQAKFHPLQYLATLVKYILEHGGSIYEHTTAEDVEKVNVVDKKVTTADQHEIVCSHVVSCSHFPFHDGLGFYFARMYAERSYVLAYKTDNDFPEGMYLSVDTPQRSVRTTPLADGQKLVIIGGGSHKTGQGICTIEYYEALQEFAEKKFGLRNISYRWSAQDLITTDKIPYIGKLSGGSEHIYVATGFRKWGMSQGTLSALLLRDIILKRENQYEKLYSPTRFDLATDGKNLAVQNADVAKHLIAGKLEIVREKAENLAHGQGGVVSVNGKRAGAYRDEEGELYVVDTTCTHMGCEVEWNEGERSWDCPCHGSRFSYTGDVMEGPAKKSLARLQTNTNNIDNVDNEILS
- a CDS encoding oxidoreductase, yielding MHKKSALLLGASGLVGEQLLQLFLNHDKYDRVVILVRRAIEYSHPKLEEVVVDFDRLADYKPLFAVDDIFCCLGTTIKVAGSREAMYQIDVGYPLQAARLAYEMGASQYLIVSSIGANANSRTWYLRMKGELEEALKQVGFSALHIFQPSLLLGDRKEHRPGESFATKLYTLFSFLLIGRLSKYKGIEAKTVAKAMYDRAQQSSSGEYTYQSDQIQQITDTSLI
- a CDS encoding GNAT family N-acetyltransferase, which encodes MIIKAQEYHVKGITYTIRSAVLADAQELSDLRLQIDGETEHLDREKGEAFIDKEGFEQIIKTDSELPRNLFLVAVVNQQIVAFSRCEGTYLKRFVHKTEFGVGVLQDFWGYGIGKELLNTSIAWADTNGIKKMTLQVLEQNEKALSLYKKLGFEIEGVLKKDKLLSDNHFYNTVIMGRFR